A single region of the Neotabrizicola shimadae genome encodes:
- a CDS encoding LysR substrate-binding domain-containing protein translates to MTAHDHVEHANTVQPMVEAALFGYGIAFVPEDEARPHLATGGLVQVLADWCPAIPGFHLYYPSRRGNSPAFQIIVEALRYRPSDADG, encoded by the coding sequence ATGACTGCCCACGATCACGTGGAACACGCAAATACGGTGCAGCCGATGGTGGAAGCGGCGCTCTTCGGTTACGGGATCGCTTTCGTGCCGGAAGACGAGGCACGGCCGCATCTTGCCACGGGTGGGCTTGTGCAGGTTCTGGCCGACTGGTGCCCGGCAATTCCGGGGTTCCATCTCTATTATCCGAGCCGGCGCGGGAACTCGCCGGCATTCCAGATCATTGTCGAGGCGCTGCGCTATCGTCCGAGCGATGCGGATGGGTGA
- the mnmA gene encoding tRNA 2-thiouridine(34) synthase MnmA produces the protein MLDATLNSLGLPKAPAQTRVVVAMSGGVDSSVVAAVLKDQGYDVVGVTLQLYDHGAALAKKGACCAGRDIHDARRVAEAMGFPHYVLDYENTFREAVIDEFADAYLAGATPVPCIRCNERVKFKDLLATARDLDADCMATGHYIQRKMGAAGPELHMAADPGRDQSYFLFSTTAEQLDYLRFPLGHLASKAETRALAARYGLPVADKPDSQDICFVPNGDYAAVIEKLRPGAGQPGEIVDLAGRVLGTHRGVIHYTIGQRKGLGIGGLGDPVYVVKLDPETRRVVVGPKSALSTRTIPVREINWLGDEPLTARPEWPVLARVRSTRAPREAIIRPLSATEAEVELLAPEDGVSSGQACVFYAPEGTRVLGGGWIWKG, from the coding sequence ATGCTCGACGCAACCCTCAATTCCCTTGGCCTGCCGAAGGCACCCGCGCAAACCCGCGTCGTCGTCGCCATGTCGGGCGGTGTCGACAGTTCGGTCGTGGCCGCGGTGCTGAAGGACCAGGGCTATGACGTGGTGGGCGTCACGCTGCAACTCTACGACCACGGCGCCGCGCTCGCGAAGAAGGGCGCCTGCTGTGCCGGGCGTGACATCCACGATGCCCGCCGCGTGGCCGAGGCGATGGGTTTCCCCCATTACGTCCTCGACTATGAAAACACCTTCCGCGAAGCCGTCATCGACGAATTCGCCGATGCCTACCTTGCCGGCGCCACCCCGGTCCCCTGCATCCGCTGCAACGAGCGGGTGAAGTTCAAGGACCTGCTCGCCACCGCCCGCGATCTCGATGCCGATTGCATGGCCACCGGCCATTACATCCAGCGCAAGATGGGCGCGGCGGGGCCGGAACTGCACATGGCCGCCGATCCCGGCCGCGACCAGAGCTATTTCCTGTTCTCCACCACCGCCGAACAACTGGATTACCTGCGCTTCCCGCTTGGCCACCTCGCCAGCAAGGCCGAGACCCGCGCCCTTGCCGCCCGCTACGGCCTGCCCGTCGCCGACAAGCCCGACAGCCAGGACATCTGCTTCGTGCCGAACGGCGACTATGCCGCGGTGATCGAGAAGCTGCGGCCCGGCGCCGGCCAGCCCGGCGAGATCGTGGACCTTGCGGGCCGCGTCCTGGGCACGCACCGCGGCGTGATCCATTACACCATCGGCCAGCGCAAGGGCCTGGGGATCGGCGGCCTCGGTGATCCGGTCTATGTGGTCAAGCTCGACCCCGAGACCCGCCGCGTCGTCGTCGGCCCCAAATCCGCGCTCTCGACCCGCACCATCCCGGTGCGCGAGATCAACTGGCTGGGCGACGAGCCCCTCACCGCCCGCCCCGAATGGCCCGTCCTCGCCCGCGTCCGCTCCACCCGCGCCCCCCGCGAAGCGATCATCCGCCCGCTGTCCGCGACCGAGGCCGAAGTGGAACTCCTCGCCCCCGAAGACGGCGTCAGCTCCGGCCAGGCCTGCGTCTTCTACGCCCCGGAAGGCACCCGCGTCCTCGGCGGCGGCTGGATCTGGAAAGGCTAG
- the istB gene encoding IS21-like element helper ATPase IstB, translating to MLKHPTTERLIALGLTGMANALDEQRRAEATFDALGFEDRLGLLVDRETTERDTKRMATRLRFAALRQSASVEDLDMRTPRGIDRALMAHLIDGSWIMRHENLLITGPTGLGKSWIACALAHKACRDGHIAAYHRVPRLFETLSIARGDGRHANLLKTLAKTKLLILDDWGLSVLTMSERRDLLEILEDRHGRGSTIVTSQLPVEHWHEAVGDPTLADAILDRLVHNAHRLPLSGESMRRKKALMKILDPTAQH from the coding sequence TTGCTGAAACACCCAACGACAGAACGGCTAATCGCCCTCGGCCTGACAGGGATGGCCAATGCACTCGATGAGCAACGCCGTGCAGAGGCCACATTCGATGCTCTAGGCTTCGAGGATCGCCTTGGTTTGCTTGTCGACCGCGAAACGACGGAGCGCGACACCAAGCGTATGGCGACACGGCTGCGCTTTGCGGCATTGCGCCAGTCTGCCAGCGTCGAAGATTTGGACATGCGCACCCCGCGCGGAATTGATCGGGCGCTGATGGCGCACCTCATCGATGGCAGTTGGATCATGCGTCACGAAAATCTCTTGATCACGGGGCCGACGGGATTGGGGAAAAGTTGGATAGCTTGCGCTCTAGCCCACAAAGCTTGCCGAGACGGCCATATAGCTGCTTATCACCGCGTACCGCGCCTGTTCGAAACCTTGAGCATTGCCCGTGGTGATGGCCGCCACGCCAACCTCCTCAAGACACTTGCAAAGACCAAGCTGCTGATACTCGACGATTGGGGACTATCAGTTCTGACAATGTCTGAACGGCGGGATCTCCTCGAAATCCTCGAAGACAGACACGGACGTGGATCCACCATCGTGACCAGCCAACTCCCCGTCGAGCACTGGCATGAGGCCGTTGGTGACCCAACCCTTGCCGACGCCATCCTTGATCGCCTCGTACACAACGCACATCGCCTACCTCTCTCCGGTGAAAGCATGCGACGCAAAAAAGCACTGATGAAAATCCTTGACCCCACCGCTCAACACTGA
- the lpxB gene encoding lipid-A-disaccharide synthase: MTFFLIAGEPSGDSLGAALMAGLRELSPGVRFLGVGGPLMQAEGLKSLFPMQELSLMGVAEVLPKAPQLLRRVRETAQAVLAANPAALISIDSPDFCLRVAKKVKAAKPNLRTIHYVAPSVWAWRPGRAVKMARVIDHVLALLPFEPPYMTAAGMTCDFVGHPVVAEPLASPAERAAWDGSRPLVLALPGSRRGEITRLSPRFGAALGLVALDMPGLRVALPTLASVEPLVREITADWPVQPQIVTDPAARRGAFAAADVALAASGTVSLQLAANGVPMVIGYDMNPISMWLARRLVKSGTVTLVNLVSDTRAVPELLGRDCTPEALAQTLRATLADPQSQRAAMDLTMTRLGRGGEPPGLRAARSVLNHL; this comes from the coding sequence CTGACCTTCTTCCTGATCGCGGGAGAGCCCTCGGGCGACAGCCTTGGCGCCGCGCTGATGGCGGGGCTGCGCGAGTTGTCGCCCGGTGTCCGGTTCCTGGGCGTGGGCGGCCCGCTGATGCAGGCCGAGGGGCTGAAAAGCCTCTTTCCCATGCAAGAACTGTCCCTCATGGGCGTGGCAGAGGTGCTGCCCAAGGCCCCGCAGCTCTTGCGCCGGGTGCGCGAGACGGCGCAGGCCGTGCTGGCCGCCAACCCTGCCGCGCTCATCTCCATCGACAGCCCCGATTTCTGCCTGCGCGTGGCGAAAAAGGTGAAGGCCGCAAAGCCCAACCTCCGCACCATCCACTACGTCGCCCCCTCGGTCTGGGCCTGGCGCCCCGGTCGCGCCGTCAAGATGGCGCGCGTCATCGACCATGTGCTGGCACTTCTTCCCTTCGAGCCGCCCTACATGACCGCCGCCGGCATGACCTGCGATTTCGTCGGTCACCCGGTCGTGGCCGAACCGCTCGCAAGCCCGGCAGAGCGCGCGGCATGGGACGGATCGCGCCCTCTCGTCCTGGCGCTTCCCGGTTCGCGCCGCGGCGAGATCACGCGGCTTTCCCCCCGCTTCGGCGCGGCGCTCGGTCTGGTCGCGCTAGATATGCCGGGCCTGCGTGTGGCGCTTCCCACCCTCGCCAGCGTCGAGCCGCTGGTGCGCGAGATCACCGCCGACTGGCCGGTGCAGCCGCAGATCGTCACCGACCCTGCCGCCCGTCGCGGCGCCTTCGCCGCCGCCGATGTCGCGTTGGCCGCTTCGGGCACCGTCTCGCTGCAACTGGCGGCCAATGGCGTGCCCATGGTCATCGGCTATGACATGAACCCCATCTCGATGTGGCTTGCCCGCCGGCTGGTGAAATCCGGCACGGTGACGCTGGTGAACCTCGTCAGCGACACCCGCGCTGTGCCCGAGCTTCTGGGCCGCGACTGCACGCCCGAGGCGCTGGCGCAAACCCTGCGCGCCACGCTCGCCGACCCGCAGTCGCAACGCGCCGCCATGGACCTGACCATGACCCGCCTCGGTCGCGGCGGCGAGCCCCCCGGTCTGCGCGCCGCCCGCTCGGTGCTGAACCACCTGTAG
- the ligA gene encoding NAD-dependent DNA ligase LigA, which produces MAAQKPVEDLSEAEAAAELARLAGLIGAANRAYHTLDAPEISDADYDAMKRRNAAIEARFPGLKRADSPSDRVGGEVADGFGKIRHAVPMLSLENAFEDQEVFDFDERVRRYLNLEGVIAYTAEPKIDGLSLSLRYEAGRLVQAATRGDGEVGENVTANALTIGDIPDTLTGPVPEVLEVRGEVYMSHADFAALNARQAEAGERLFANPRNAAAGSLRQLDPAITLARPLRFFAYAWGALSEPLAATQKGAIERLHGLGFQTNDRTVLCEGPEAMLAQYRAIEAARATLGYDIDGVVYKVNDLGLQARLGFRSSTPRWAIAHKFPAELAWTRLEAIDIQVGRTGALSPVARLKPVTVGGVVVSNATLHNEDYIAGRDARGEAIRGGKDIRVGDWVQVYRAGDVIPKVADVDLGKRPEGALPYRFPETCPVCGSLAVREPGDAVRRCTGGLSCAAQAIEKLKHFVSRAAFDIEGLGAKQVELFHRLNWIAEPADIFTLQARDAAGAKMLGTDAGAFLAGQLRLGAAEEDPEASGLSTWREVLAPMGFEVGPDLPAVAGALARLSATPLAQVKGWGETSVANLFRAIQERRRIGLARLIFALGIRHVGEVAAADLARHFGSWDALVAAVDLARPAALAHRAADAAEEAERRVAAAEGRRPKVSEVRKAALAGQDGAALAAWTDLVTTDGIGPVLALSLSDAMANAHERAAIDRLAALLEVLPPEARATASPVAGMTVVFTGTLEKMTRAEAKARAEALGAKVSGSVSAKTDLVVAGPGAGSKAKDAERLGVRMIDEDAWLELIAGA; this is translated from the coding sequence ATGGCCGCGCAGAAGCCTGTCGAGGACCTGAGCGAGGCGGAAGCTGCGGCGGAGCTGGCGCGGCTGGCCGGGCTGATCGGGGCGGCGAACCGGGCCTATCACACGCTGGACGCGCCCGAGATTTCCGACGCCGACTACGATGCGATGAAGCGGCGCAATGCCGCCATCGAGGCGCGGTTTCCGGGGCTGAAGCGGGCCGACAGCCCCTCGGACCGGGTGGGCGGCGAGGTGGCAGACGGATTCGGCAAGATCCGTCATGCCGTGCCGATGCTGAGCCTGGAAAATGCCTTCGAGGACCAGGAGGTCTTTGACTTCGACGAACGGGTGCGGCGGTATCTGAACCTGGAGGGCGTGATCGCCTATACCGCCGAGCCGAAGATCGACGGGTTGTCGCTGTCCTTGCGCTATGAGGCCGGGCGGCTGGTGCAGGCGGCGACGCGCGGCGATGGCGAGGTGGGCGAGAATGTCACGGCCAATGCCCTGACGATCGGGGACATCCCTGACACCCTGACCGGGCCGGTGCCCGAGGTTCTGGAGGTCAGGGGCGAGGTCTACATGAGCCACGCGGACTTTGCCGCGCTGAACGCCCGGCAGGCCGAGGCGGGCGAGCGGCTGTTTGCCAACCCGCGCAATGCGGCGGCGGGCAGCCTGCGGCAGCTGGACCCCGCCATCACCCTGGCGCGGCCCCTGCGGTTCTTTGCCTATGCCTGGGGGGCGCTGTCGGAACCGCTGGCTGCCACGCAGAAGGGCGCGATCGAGCGCCTGCACGGGCTGGGCTTTCAGACCAACGACCGGACCGTGCTGTGCGAGGGGCCTGAGGCCATGCTGGCGCAGTACCGCGCCATCGAGGCGGCGCGGGCGACCCTGGGCTATGACATCGACGGCGTGGTCTACAAGGTGAACGACCTTGGGTTGCAGGCGCGGCTTGGCTTTCGTTCCTCTACCCCGCGCTGGGCGATCGCGCACAAGTTCCCGGCCGAGCTGGCCTGGACGCGGCTGGAGGCCATCGACATCCAGGTCGGCCGCACCGGAGCACTATCGCCGGTGGCGCGACTTAAGCCGGTTACGGTGGGCGGCGTGGTGGTGTCGAATGCCACGCTTCACAACGAGGATTACATCGCCGGGCGCGATGCGAGGGGCGAGGCGATCCGCGGCGGCAAGGACATTCGCGTGGGCGACTGGGTGCAGGTCTATCGCGCGGGGGATGTGATCCCCAAGGTGGCCGATGTGGACCTGGGCAAGCGGCCGGAGGGCGCCCTGCCCTACCGGTTCCCCGAGACCTGCCCGGTCTGCGGCTCTTTGGCGGTGCGCGAGCCGGGTGACGCGGTGCGGCGCTGCACCGGCGGGCTGTCCTGCGCGGCGCAGGCCATCGAGAAGCTGAAGCATTTCGTCAGCCGCGCCGCCTTTGACATCGAGGGGCTGGGGGCAAAGCAGGTGGAGTTGTTCCACCGGCTGAACTGGATCGCGGAGCCTGCGGACATCTTCACCCTGCAGGCGCGGGATGCTGCGGGGGCCAAGATGCTGGGCACCGATGCCGGGGCCTTCCTGGCCGGGCAGCTGCGCCTTGGCGCGGCGGAGGAAGATCCCGAGGCGAGCGGGCTGTCGACCTGGCGCGAGGTGCTGGCGCCGATGGGGTTCGAGGTGGGGCCGGACCTTCCCGCCGTGGCGGGAGCGTTGGCGCGGCTGTCGGCCACGCCGCTGGCGCAGGTGAAGGGCTGGGGCGAGACCTCGGTGGCCAACCTGTTCCGCGCGATCCAGGAGCGGCGGCGGATCGGCCTGGCGCGGCTGATCTTCGCGCTTGGCATCCGTCACGTGGGCGAGGTTGCAGCGGCGGATCTGGCGCGGCATTTCGGAAGCTGGGACGCGCTGGTGGCGGCGGTCGATCTGGCGCGGCCCGCCGCGCTGGCGCATCGCGCGGCGGATGCGGCGGAAGAGGCCGAGCGGCGGGTGGCGGCGGCCGAGGGCCGGCGACCGAAGGTGAGCGAGGTACGCAAGGCGGCGCTGGCGGGTCAGGATGGCGCGGCGCTGGCGGCCTGGACCGATCTGGTGACGACCGATGGTATCGGGCCGGTGCTGGCGCTGTCCCTGTCGGATGCCATGGCCAATGCGCATGAGCGCGCGGCGATCGACCGGCTGGCCGCGCTGCTGGAGGTGCTGCCGCCGGAGGCGCGCGCCACGGCCTCGCCGGTGGCGGGGATGACCGTGGTCTTCACCGGCACGCTGGAGAAGATGACGCGGGCCGAGGCCAAGGCGCGGGCCGAGGCCCTGGGGGCCAAGGTCTCGGGCTCGGTCAGTGCCAAGACCGATCTGGTGGTGGCCGGGCCGGGCGCGGGCAGCAAGGCCAAGGATGCGGAGCGTCTGGGGGTGCGGATGATCGACGAGGACGCCTGGCTTGAGCTGATCGCGGGCGCATGA
- the ctrA gene encoding response regulator transcription factor CtrA, with protein sequence MRILLVEDDPTTSRSIELMLTHANLNVYCTDLGEDGIDLAKLYDYDLILLDLSLPDMSGHEVLRHLRLARVETPILILSGADDTDSKLKGFGFGADDYMTKPFNREELVARIHAIIRRSKGHSQSMIRTGKVTVNLDAKTVDVEGRAVHLTGKEYQMLELLSLRKGTTLTKEMFLNHLYGGMDEPELKIIDVFICKLRKKLAEATGGQNYIDTVWGRGYVLRDPGPGDTARLAATA encoded by the coding sequence ATGCGTATCCTGCTTGTCGAAGACGATCCGACCACCTCGCGCAGCATCGAACTGATGCTGACCCATGCCAACCTGAACGTCTATTGCACCGACCTGGGCGAGGACGGCATCGACCTGGCGAAACTGTATGACTATGACCTGATCCTGCTGGACCTCAGCCTGCCGGACATGAGCGGGCATGAGGTGCTGCGCCATCTGCGGCTGGCCCGGGTGGAGACGCCGATCCTGATCCTGTCGGGCGCGGATGATACCGACAGCAAGCTGAAGGGCTTCGGCTTCGGGGCGGACGACTACATGACCAAGCCGTTCAACCGCGAGGAGCTGGTGGCGCGGATCCACGCGATCATCCGGCGGTCGAAGGGACATTCGCAGTCGATGATCCGCACGGGCAAGGTGACGGTGAACCTGGACGCCAAGACCGTGGATGTGGAGGGCCGCGCGGTGCATCTGACGGGGAAGGAGTACCAGATGCTGGAGCTTCTGAGCCTGCGCAAGGGCACGACGCTGACGAAGGAGATGTTCCTGAACCACCTCTACGGCGGCATGGACGAGCCGGAGCTGAAGATCATCGACGTGTTCATCTGCAAGCTGCGCAAGAAGCTGGCCGAGGCCACGGGCGGGCAGAACTACATCGACACGGTCTGGGGCCGGGGCTATGTGCTGCGCGATCCGGGGCCGGGCGACACGGCGCGACTGGCCGCGACGGCCTGA
- the istA gene encoding IS21 family transposase: protein MPTGRLSMRRIRDVLRLRLGQKLSERQISASLGLGKGTVGSYLSRARAAGLSWPLPDGLSDDDLELLLFPAPPAVSDPERPVPDWVEIDRELRRPGVTRALLWEEYRQAYPHGFGYAWFCEHYDAWKGRVRPTMRQTHVGGEKVFVDFAGDTIDVIDPVTGEARAMKLFVATLGASNYTYAEAVGSEGLEDWILAHVRMFAFLGGAPRAVVPDNLKSAVLKADRYDPGLNRTYAEMAAHYGTAVLPARPYKPRDKAKVEVAVQVAQRWVLACLRNRRFFCLRDLNAAIKLLVDRLNTRVMRGYSASRADLFATLDRPNLQPLPSEPYEFALWKKARVAPDYHVEVNSSWYSVPFGLIRQEVDIRVCGDVVEVFHKGVRVASHPRCLGRRSHVTLAEHMPSAHRRHADWTPARILAQAEKLGPSVASFCETIMTDRPHPEQGFRTCLGILALAKSYEPARIDAACRRGLSIRARSVASIKSILKARLDQAFLDENAEEAPLQHANIRGQSYYH from the coding sequence ATGCCAACGGGACGATTGTCGATGCGACGGATACGCGATGTTTTGAGGCTCCGACTGGGGCAGAAGCTAAGTGAGCGGCAGATTTCTGCGTCGCTTGGGTTGGGAAAGGGCACTGTAGGTTCGTACTTAAGTCGTGCGCGTGCAGCAGGCTTGAGTTGGCCTTTGCCCGACGGGCTTTCTGACGATGACCTTGAGTTGCTACTTTTTCCTGCGCCGCCTGCGGTCAGCGACCCGGAGCGTCCGGTTCCAGATTGGGTTGAGATTGACCGAGAGTTGCGCCGCCCTGGGGTCACCCGCGCCTTGCTCTGGGAGGAGTATCGGCAAGCCTACCCTCATGGCTTTGGATATGCTTGGTTCTGTGAACATTACGACGCTTGGAAGGGTCGTGTCCGCCCGACGATGCGGCAGACGCATGTTGGTGGTGAGAAAGTCTTTGTCGACTTTGCGGGCGACACGATTGATGTAATCGACCCGGTAACGGGCGAGGCCCGTGCGATGAAACTCTTTGTCGCCACGTTGGGTGCGTCCAACTACACCTATGCCGAGGCTGTCGGGTCCGAAGGCCTTGAAGACTGGATCCTTGCCCATGTCCGAATGTTCGCCTTCCTTGGCGGAGCGCCGCGTGCTGTTGTACCGGACAATCTGAAGTCGGCTGTTCTGAAGGCAGATCGCTACGATCCAGGATTGAACCGGACCTATGCGGAAATGGCCGCGCACTATGGGACGGCTGTATTACCTGCACGTCCCTACAAGCCCCGAGACAAAGCCAAAGTTGAAGTTGCAGTGCAGGTTGCACAGCGCTGGGTACTGGCTTGCTTGCGCAATCGCCGCTTCTTCTGCCTGCGCGATCTCAATGCTGCGATAAAACTGTTGGTTGATCGGCTCAACACGCGTGTCATGCGCGGCTACAGCGCCAGTCGAGCTGATCTTTTTGCGACCCTGGATCGACCCAACCTCCAGCCTCTACCATCTGAGCCCTACGAATTTGCGCTTTGGAAGAAGGCTCGTGTTGCGCCCGATTACCATGTTGAGGTGAATAGTTCTTGGTATTCTGTGCCCTTTGGTCTGATCCGCCAGGAAGTCGATATCAGAGTTTGTGGCGATGTGGTGGAGGTCTTCCATAAGGGTGTGCGCGTTGCCAGCCATCCGCGCTGCCTGGGTCGACGTAGCCATGTGACACTCGCGGAACATATGCCATCAGCCCATCGGCGGCATGCTGACTGGACGCCCGCGAGGATCCTCGCTCAGGCGGAAAAACTTGGGCCGTCCGTGGCGTCGTTTTGCGAAACCATCATGACCGACCGCCCCCACCCTGAGCAGGGCTTCAGAACCTGTCTGGGTATCTTGGCCTTGGCAAAGAGCTATGAGCCCGCACGCATCGATGCGGCCTGCCGACGGGGCTTGAGCATCCGCGCCCGATCTGTGGCTTCCATCAAATCCATCCTCAAAGCCCGCCTAGACCAAGCCTTCCTCGACGAAAACGCTGAAGAGGCGCCGCTGCAGCACGCCAACATCCGTGGCCAGAGCTACTATCACTAG
- the sciP gene encoding CtrA inhibitor SciP: MYLKRVDGPRQVTLPDGSILSRADLPPPDIRRWVASRKAVVVKAVIYGLIAEAEALERYAISAEEFALWRAAVEQHGDGALKVTAIRKYRQL, encoded by the coding sequence ATGTATCTGAAGCGTGTCGACGGTCCGCGGCAGGTGACGCTGCCCGATGGCAGCATCCTGTCACGCGCCGATTTGCCGCCGCCCGACATCCGCCGCTGGGTGGCCAGCCGCAAGGCGGTGGTGGTGAAGGCGGTGATCTACGGGCTGATCGCAGAGGCGGAGGCGCTGGAACGCTATGCGATCTCGGCCGAGGAATTCGCGCTGTGGCGGGCGGCGGTGGAACAGCACGGGGACGGGGCGCTGAAGGTCACGGCTATCCGCAAGTATAGACAACTTTAG
- the recG gene encoding ATP-dependent DNA helicase RecG, whose translation MSRPEILYPLFADLETLPGVGPRSAKSFEVLEVTRPRDLLFLLPHSGLDRSRVSSIRAVVPPVVVTVEIEVGAHFPPRRKGGPYRVMARDAQTEFALVFFHARGDQLQKLLPTGQRRVVSGKLELFDGVAQIVHPDHVLRPEEARELPVFEPVYPLTAGLTQRMVAKAVAGALARCPVLPEWIDGPLLAREGWPGWREAVAAVHAPEGPAALAPEAPARQRLAYDELFAHQVTLALARASMRKAKGVATRGTGVLQAQVLAGLPYQPTGAQLRAMAEIAGDLEAPVRMNRLLQGDVGSGKTLVAFMALLVAVEAGGQGVMMAPTEILARQHLESLAPLAAAAGVRLELLTGRDKGSERQAKLADLAEGRIQMLVGTHAVFQKDVVFHDLRLAVVDEQHRFGVAQRMELGAKGAAVDVLVMTATPIPRSLALATHGDMDVSVLDEKPAGRKPIRTALVSDGRMDEVLAHLGRAVAEGRQAYWVCPLVEESEVVDYASAETRFAHLRAVLGEGVVGLVHGQMPPSEKDAAMARFVAGETKVLVATTVIEVGVNVPNASIMVVERAETFGLAQLHQLRGRVGRGTAESTCLLMFQAPLSEAGRRRLSILRDTEDGFRIAEEDLAMRGAGDLIGTAQSGLPRFRIADMERQAGLMAIAQTDARRLQGDDPALETPRGRAVRVLLWLLDQDRAIRLLSVG comes from the coding sequence ATGAGCCGGCCGGAGATCCTCTATCCGCTGTTTGCGGACTTGGAGACGCTGCCTGGCGTGGGGCCGCGCAGCGCCAAGTCTTTCGAGGTGCTGGAGGTGACGCGGCCGCGCGACCTGTTGTTCCTGCTGCCGCATTCGGGGCTGGACCGGTCGCGCGTGAGCTCGATCCGGGCGGTGGTGCCGCCCGTGGTGGTGACGGTGGAAATCGAGGTGGGCGCGCATTTCCCGCCGCGGCGCAAGGGCGGACCCTACCGGGTGATGGCGCGGGATGCGCAGACGGAGTTTGCGCTGGTGTTCTTTCACGCGCGGGGGGACCAGTTGCAGAAGCTGTTGCCGACCGGGCAGCGGCGCGTGGTTTCGGGCAAGCTGGAGCTGTTCGACGGGGTGGCGCAGATCGTGCATCCCGATCATGTGCTGCGGCCCGAGGAGGCGCGGGAGTTGCCGGTGTTCGAGCCGGTCTATCCGCTGACCGCGGGGCTGACGCAGCGGATGGTGGCGAAGGCGGTGGCGGGGGCGCTGGCGCGCTGTCCGGTGTTGCCGGAATGGATCGACGGGCCGCTGCTGGCGCGCGAGGGCTGGCCGGGCTGGCGCGAGGCCGTGGCGGCGGTTCATGCGCCGGAGGGACCGGCGGCCCTGGCGCCCGAGGCGCCGGCGCGGCAGCGGCTGGCCTATGACGAGCTGTTTGCGCATCAGGTGACGCTGGCACTGGCGCGGGCCTCGATGCGCAAGGCCAAGGGCGTGGCGACGCGGGGCACGGGGGTGTTGCAGGCGCAGGTGCTGGCGGGGCTGCCCTATCAGCCGACCGGGGCGCAATTGCGCGCGATGGCCGAGATTGCCGGAGACCTGGAGGCGCCGGTTCGGATGAACCGGCTTTTGCAGGGCGATGTCGGGTCGGGCAAGACACTGGTGGCCTTCATGGCGCTGCTGGTCGCGGTGGAGGCGGGTGGCCAAGGCGTGATGATGGCGCCGACCGAGATCCTCGCGCGGCAGCATCTGGAGAGCCTGGCGCCCCTGGCCGCAGCGGCGGGGGTGCGGCTGGAGCTTCTGACAGGGCGCGACAAGGGGAGCGAGCGGCAGGCGAAGCTGGCCGATCTGGCAGAGGGGCGGATTCAGATGCTGGTGGGGACACATGCGGTGTTCCAGAAGGACGTGGTATTCCACGACCTGCGGCTGGCGGTGGTGGACGAGCAGCACCGGTTCGGCGTGGCGCAGCGGATGGAGCTGGGCGCAAAGGGTGCGGCGGTGGACGTGCTGGTGATGACGGCGACGCCCATTCCGCGCAGCCTGGCGCTGGCCACGCATGGCGACATGGATGTCTCGGTGCTGGATGAAAAGCCCGCGGGGCGGAAGCCCATCCGCACGGCGCTGGTGTCGGACGGGCGGATGGACGAGGTGCTGGCGCATCTGGGCCGCGCCGTGGCCGAGGGGCGGCAAGCCTATTGGGTCTGCCCCTTGGTCGAGGAAAGCGAGGTCGTCGACTACGCCAGCGCCGAGACGCGCTTTGCCCATCTGCGCGCCGTGCTGGGTGAGGGCGTGGTTGGGCTGGTGCATGGCCAGATGCCGCCATCCGAAAAGGACGCGGCGATGGCGCGGTTCGTGGCGGGCGAGACGAAGGTGCTGGTCGCCACAACGGTGATCGAGGTGGGGGTGAATGTGCCCAATGCCTCGATCATGGTGGTGGAGCGGGCCGAGACCTTTGGCCTGGCGCAGCTGCACCAGCTGCGCGGGCGGGTCGGGCGGGGGACGGCGGAGTCCACCTGCCTCTTGATGTTCCAGGCGCCCTTGTCGGAAGCGGGGCGGCGTCGGCTTTCGATCCTGCGCGACACCGAGGACGGGTTCCGCATTGCCGAGGAGGATCTGGCGATGCGGGGAGCGGGCGACCTGATCGGCACGGCACAATCCGGCCTGCCGCGATTCCGCATTGCGGACATGGAGCGTCAGGCGGGGCTGATGGCGATAGCGCAGACCGATGCGCGGCGGCTCCAGGGGGATGACCCGGCGCTGGAGACGCCGCGCGGGCGAGCGGTGCGGGTGCTGCTGTGGCTCTTGGATCAGGACCGGGCGATCAGGTTGTTGTCAGTGGGGTAG